The following proteins are co-located in the Vibrio astriarenae genome:
- a CDS encoding LacI family DNA-binding transcriptional regulator — protein MSKKMTMAEISRQLGISTMTVSRYFNDGYVSEENRRKIDAIVKESHYTPNIFARSIRSQSNIIGFVAPRIESYTTSLVIKGALAAANESQVRMLFHASGFNHESECQAVREFNGLNALGTIIIASKHSVEETFYQSLDNVLFIGKNSPHHCCLHYPEQEAITALVSQTITQLKQQQAPLAAAHYIYDERMLSSRTKLMQATITDTVPELDFSLQALANSEQKACYQDIQLQPNHVYFCATDNIAIRLYRRAKEQQLKIGHNVWIVGMGDYDYSDLLVPSLTSVAFNYYEVGYQAVKKLIKRDFSSVEGTFELKMRESSQFL, from the coding sequence ATGAGTAAAAAAATGACCATGGCAGAGATTTCAAGGCAGCTTGGGATTTCGACAATGACCGTGTCACGTTACTTTAATGACGGTTATGTTTCGGAGGAAAATCGCCGTAAAATTGATGCTATCGTCAAAGAAAGTCATTACACACCGAATATATTTGCTCGTTCCATCCGTAGCCAATCTAACATTATTGGTTTCGTCGCTCCTCGTATTGAGTCGTATACAACAAGCTTGGTGATTAAAGGGGCGCTCGCTGCTGCCAATGAATCACAAGTTCGAATGCTTTTTCATGCCTCTGGGTTTAACCATGAGTCAGAATGCCAAGCGGTGAGAGAGTTTAATGGCCTCAACGCATTGGGCACGATTATCATTGCTTCAAAGCACAGTGTCGAAGAGACGTTTTATCAAAGCTTAGATAATGTGTTGTTTATTGGTAAAAACAGCCCCCACCATTGCTGTTTACATTACCCAGAACAAGAAGCAATTACAGCGTTAGTTTCACAAACCATCACTCAATTAAAACAGCAGCAGGCACCGCTAGCAGCCGCACATTATATTTATGATGAGCGTATGCTTTCAAGCCGTACAAAGCTGATGCAAGCCACCATTACTGACACCGTCCCTGAGTTGGATTTTTCGTTGCAAGCACTGGCCAACTCAGAGCAAAAGGCCTGTTACCAAGACATTCAATTGCAGCCGAACCACGTCTATTTTTGTGCTACCGATAATATAGCCATTCGTTTATACCGTCGCGCTAAAGAGCAGCAATTAAAGATTGGTCATAACGTGTGGATTGTCGGCATGGGCGACTATGACTACAGCGATCTATTAGTCCCTAGCCTGACTAGTGTCGCCTTTAATTATTATGAAGTGGGCTATCAAGCGGTTAAGAAATTGATCAAGCGCGACTTCAGTTCCGTTGAAGGCACATTCGAACTCAAAATGAGAGAAAGCTCACAGTTCCTTTAG
- a CDS encoding RDD family protein, producing the protein MEEQISVKSNTKLASRWSRFWAVIIDSLIAMAYTIPVLWYTDFGQRIMAVGNLPLFESLIFMLYSWVMYLLCHGYLLHTKGQTIGKNVFEIAIVDASDNYIGLPKLFLKRYLPITIAASLPIVGQFAVTIDGLFVFRKDKRCIHDLIAGTKVIALEASTNNVADDSKPLTEA; encoded by the coding sequence ATGGAAGAACAAATATCAGTCAAATCTAATACTAAATTAGCTTCTAGATGGTCACGTTTTTGGGCTGTAATCATTGATAGTTTAATTGCTATGGCTTACACGATACCAGTGCTTTGGTACACCGACTTCGGACAAAGAATAATGGCGGTAGGTAATTTGCCACTCTTTGAATCACTTATATTCATGCTTTACAGTTGGGTGATGTACCTCTTGTGCCATGGCTATCTGTTACATACAAAAGGTCAAACCATCGGGAAAAATGTGTTTGAAATCGCAATTGTAGATGCAAGCGATAACTACATTGGGTTACCAAAACTATTCCTAAAGCGTTATCTGCCGATCACTATCGCGGCTTCGCTGCCTATAGTGGGTCAGTTTGCAGTTACCATTGATGGCTTGTTTGTATTTCGCAAGGATAAGCGCTGTATTCACGACTTGATAGCCGGAACAAAAGTCATAGCATTAGAAGCATCAACTAATAATGTAGCAGATGACAGTAAACCTCTTACTGAGGCCTAG
- a CDS encoding chromosome partitioning protein ParA: MKLLTIMLILFSIIGCKSEHSEVEKSNASKIALSDEMIAELKSKSRVTEQLDYIYKHYHHLLDRSDNLAGIDINKNGIRDDIEDYIDNLQVDEPTKHLVKQFAHAFQKPMLHDFNDDTHESKILARKIAKLHTKAHACQAYMNISIDNLNVTDKLTSLTYNTKERTLAYLRYNSLLSGGVYTLLPAKGEYCE; the protein is encoded by the coding sequence ATGAAATTATTGACAATAATGTTAATATTATTTTCGATCATAGGGTGTAAATCTGAGCACAGTGAAGTAGAAAAATCCAATGCGAGTAAAATAGCTCTTTCTGATGAAATGATTGCAGAACTAAAATCAAAGAGTCGTGTTACAGAGCAACTAGATTACATTTATAAACATTATCATCACCTTCTAGATCGCTCGGATAATCTTGCTGGCATCGATATTAATAAGAATGGAATCAGAGATGACATAGAAGACTATATTGACAATCTTCAGGTAGACGAACCAACAAAACATTTAGTAAAACAATTCGCTCATGCATTCCAAAAACCGATGCTCCACGATTTCAATGATGATACTCACGAAAGTAAAATTCTTGCACGTAAAATTGCAAAGTTGCATACAAAAGCCCATGCATGTCAAGCCTATATGAATATTAGTATTGATAACCTAAATGTAACCGACAAGTTAACTTCCCTAACGTACAATACAAAAGAAAGAACACTCGCTTACTTACGTTATAACTCCTTGCTTAGTGGCGGTGTCTATACCTTGCTACCCGCTAAAGGAGAGTATTGTGAATAA